A genomic stretch from Thermomonospora umbrina includes:
- a CDS encoding sugar phosphate isomerase/epimerase family protein, producing MSPSELPFAYAVDEFTTTPWSFEEDLHHYPRLGVEAIELCEAKLDERRAHEQLAALSASGLRVCSVQPAVRTLLASRMMPEPADPRHRLDRLRRTIERIAPYAPGAPFVVNTGPAPGGDMAAALDRIEEGLAALTRFAADHGVRVALEPLHPVMLNVETAVWTFSQAVRLVERVDVDGLGVCADLWNLWQEPGLAEAMRSAADRIALLQVSDWRTPRSHADRRSVGTGDIPMSRLLHAAFDTGYRGPCVLEIFSQDVPDSLYDGDLAALITDNHAALRRAWNDPR from the coding sequence ATGAGCCCTTCGGAGCTGCCCTTCGCCTACGCCGTCGACGAGTTCACCACGACGCCCTGGAGCTTCGAGGAGGATCTCCACCACTATCCCCGGCTCGGCGTCGAGGCCATCGAACTCTGCGAGGCCAAGCTCGACGAACGGCGCGCGCACGAGCAGCTCGCCGCGCTGTCCGCCTCGGGTCTGCGCGTCTGCTCCGTGCAGCCCGCCGTGCGCACGTTGCTCGCGAGCCGGATGATGCCCGAGCCCGCCGATCCCCGGCATCGGCTGGACCGCCTCCGCCGCACCATCGAACGGATCGCGCCGTACGCCCCGGGCGCTCCCTTCGTGGTCAACACCGGTCCGGCGCCCGGCGGGGACATGGCGGCCGCGCTCGACCGGATCGAGGAGGGGTTGGCGGCGCTGACCCGGTTCGCCGCCGACCACGGGGTGCGCGTCGCCCTCGAACCGCTGCATCCCGTGATGCTCAACGTGGAGACGGCGGTGTGGACGTTCTCCCAGGCCGTGCGGCTCGTCGAACGCGTGGACGTCGACGGCCTCGGGGTCTGCGCGGACCTGTGGAACCTGTGGCAGGAGCCCGGCCTGGCCGAGGCCATGCGGAGCGCCGCCGACCGGATCGCCCTCCTCCAGGTCAGCGACTGGCGCACGCCGCGCTCCCACGCCGATCGCCGCAGCGTCGGCACCGGCGACATCCCCATGTCCCGGCTGCTGCACGCGGCCTTCGACACCGGATACCGCGGGCCGTGCGTCCTGGAGATCTTCTCCCAGGACGTGCCGGACTCCCTGTACGACGGCGATCTCGCCGCTCTGATCACCGACAACCACGCCGCCCTCCGAAGGGCCTGGAACGACCCGCGCTGA
- a CDS encoding glycoside hydrolase family 13 protein: MTENAFDAAATNGSGDDRWWRSAVIYQVYVRSFADGDGDGVGDLPGIRDRLPYLAQLGVDALWITPFYRSPMADFGYDVADHRAVDPIFGTLDDARSLIDEAHGHGLRIILDLVPNHTSDRHAWFLGALEAAPGSRERERYVFRDGSGADGSLPPNDWESVFGGPAWTRVPDGQWYLHLFAPEQPDLNWENPEVHAEFEGVLRFWLDLGVDGFRVDVAHGMVKADGLPDVGHAGQVAMLGRRVLPYFDQDGVHDIHRSWRRLLNSYPGGRIGVAEAWAPTPERLARYVRPDELHQAFNFHYLTAPWDARAKGEVIEESLRTAALVGAPTTWVLSNHDVKRHVTRYGGGDLGLRRARAAALLMLALPGSAYVYQGEELGLAEVLDLPAEYLRDPQRGRDSESGRDGCRVPLPWSGEEPPFGFGPGDRSWLPLPEHWRDLTVERQSADPDSMLSLYRRALSVRRRHPALGDGPLRRLEAPPGTLAFVREPESGEGRSLACAVNMGDRSVRIPVNGPVLLTSGRVGDDDERLVLPPDTALWWERPVR, translated from the coding sequence ATGACGGAGAACGCATTCGATGCCGCCGCGACGAACGGTTCCGGCGACGACCGCTGGTGGCGCAGCGCGGTGATCTACCAGGTGTACGTCCGGAGCTTCGCCGACGGGGACGGGGACGGTGTCGGCGACCTGCCGGGAATCCGCGACCGCCTGCCCTATCTGGCGCAGCTCGGGGTGGACGCGCTGTGGATCACGCCGTTCTACCGCTCGCCGATGGCCGACTTCGGCTACGACGTCGCCGACCACCGGGCGGTGGACCCGATCTTCGGGACGCTGGACGACGCGCGCTCGCTGATCGACGAGGCGCACGGCCACGGTCTGCGGATCATCCTGGACCTGGTGCCGAACCACACCTCCGACCGGCACGCGTGGTTCCTGGGGGCGCTGGAGGCGGCCCCGGGGAGCCGGGAGCGGGAGCGGTACGTGTTCCGCGACGGCAGCGGCGCGGACGGGTCGCTGCCGCCGAACGACTGGGAGTCGGTGTTCGGCGGGCCCGCGTGGACCCGGGTGCCGGACGGCCAGTGGTACCTGCATCTGTTCGCGCCCGAGCAACCGGACCTCAACTGGGAGAACCCCGAGGTCCACGCCGAGTTCGAGGGCGTGCTGCGGTTCTGGCTGGACCTGGGGGTCGACGGCTTCCGCGTCGACGTGGCGCACGGCATGGTCAAGGCCGACGGGCTGCCGGACGTGGGGCACGCCGGTCAGGTCGCCATGCTCGGCCGCCGGGTCCTGCCGTACTTCGACCAGGACGGCGTCCACGACATCCACCGTTCCTGGCGGCGACTGCTGAACTCCTATCCGGGCGGACGGATCGGCGTCGCGGAGGCGTGGGCGCCGACGCCGGAGCGGCTGGCCCGCTACGTCCGGCCCGACGAGCTGCACCAGGCGTTCAACTTCCACTACCTGACCGCGCCCTGGGACGCCCGCGCCAAAGGCGAGGTGATCGAGGAGTCGCTGCGCACCGCCGCGCTCGTCGGCGCCCCGACGACCTGGGTGCTGTCCAACCACGACGTCAAACGGCACGTCACCCGGTACGGCGGCGGCGACCTGGGGCTGCGACGGGCGCGGGCCGCGGCGCTGCTGATGCTGGCGCTGCCCGGGTCCGCCTACGTCTACCAGGGCGAGGAGCTGGGACTTGCCGAGGTGCTCGACCTGCCGGCCGAGTATCTGAGGGACCCGCAGCGGGGCCGCGACTCCGAGTCGGGGCGCGACGGATGCCGGGTGCCGCTGCCGTGGTCGGGCGAGGAGCCGCCGTTCGGCTTCGGTCCCGGCGACCGCAGTTGGCTGCCCCTCCCCGAGCACTGGCGAGACCTGACCGTCGAGCGTCAGTCCGCCGATCCCGACTCGATGCTGTCCCTGTACCGCCGTGCGCTGTCCGTCCGCCGGCGGCACCCCGCGCTGGGGGACGGCCCCCTGCGCCGGCTGGAGGCACCGCCGGGAACGCTGGCGTTCGTCCGTGAACCGGAGTCGGGCGAGGGTCGTTCGCTGGCGTGCGCGGTCAACATGGGCGACCGTTCCGTCCGCATTCCCGTGAACGGTCCCGTCCTGCTGACCAGCGGCCGTGTCGGGGACGACGACGAACGCCTCGTGCTGCCCCCGGACACGGCCCTGTGGTGGGAACGTCCGGTCCGTTAG
- a CDS encoding YqjF family protein, giving the protein MSAASPLPEPITADPPGSVPNPLLTQSWLDLAFVHWAVSPEDVAPLLPAGAVPDTLDGATYVGLVAFRMHRVGWFRLPGVPYLGSFPETNVRLYSVDEHGRRGVVFRSLDASRLVPVVMARTGFRLPYLWSRMTVRTDGDVVTYTSSRRWPGPRGAHSRIAVRVGERVEEATELEHFLTARWGMHNTFLGRLTYLPNVHPRWPLHRATLLRCEQDLVAAAGLPGDLGEPASVLYSPGVPVRFSRPARPAGISTP; this is encoded by the coding sequence ATGTCTGCCGCTTCGCCCCTCCCTGAACCCATTACGGCCGATCCGCCCGGAAGTGTCCCCAACCCGCTGCTGACGCAGTCGTGGCTCGACCTGGCGTTCGTTCATTGGGCCGTGAGCCCGGAGGACGTGGCGCCCCTGCTGCCGGCGGGGGCGGTGCCCGACACCCTCGACGGCGCGACCTACGTCGGGCTCGTCGCGTTCCGGATGCATCGCGTCGGGTGGTTCCGGCTTCCGGGAGTGCCCTATCTGGGGAGCTTTCCGGAGACCAACGTCCGGCTCTATTCGGTGGACGAGCACGGGCGGCGCGGCGTGGTCTTCCGGTCGTTGGACGCCTCGCGGCTGGTGCCCGTCGTCATGGCGCGGACGGGTTTCCGGCTGCCCTATCTGTGGTCGCGCATGACGGTACGGACCGACGGGGACGTCGTCACGTACACCAGTTCACGGCGGTGGCCCGGGCCGCGCGGCGCCCACAGCCGGATCGCGGTCCGCGTGGGCGAGAGGGTGGAGGAGGCCACCGAGCTGGAGCACTTCCTCACCGCGCGCTGGGGCATGCACAACACCTTCCTCGGACGTCTGACCTATCTGCCCAACGTCCATCCGCGGTGGCCCCTGCACCGGGCGACGTTGCTGCGGTGCGAACAGGACCTGGTGGCGGCGGCGGGCCTCCCCGGAGACCTCGGGGAGCCGGCGAGCGTGCTCTACTCCCCCGGCGTCCCGGTGCGGTTCAGCCGCCCGGCCCGTCCGGCGGGCATCTCCACGCCCTGA
- a CDS encoding SRPBCC family protein produces MDFPPSSGRITIAAPLTQVYELISDPVAMAAFAEETFKVRWLGRARRPAVGARFRGYNRNRWRLWWTTATIIDLIPGRRFAYDVKTPFGVPISRWQYEVEATDDGCTVTETAWIRVPDWFIPFAIRITGRPDRPTANSTHIARTLRRLKEHVESARP; encoded by the coding sequence ATGGACTTTCCACCGTCGAGCGGACGCATCACCATCGCCGCCCCGCTCACGCAGGTGTACGAGCTGATCAGCGACCCGGTGGCGATGGCCGCCTTCGCCGAGGAGACCTTCAAGGTCCGCTGGCTGGGGCGCGCGCGACGGCCGGCGGTCGGGGCGCGCTTCCGGGGCTACAACCGCAACCGGTGGCGACTGTGGTGGACCACCGCCACGATCATCGACCTCATCCCGGGCCGCCGCTTCGCCTACGACGTCAAGACGCCCTTCGGCGTGCCCATCTCACGCTGGCAGTACGAGGTCGAGGCCACGGACGACGGCTGCACGGTCACCGAGACGGCGTGGATCCGCGTTCCCGACTGGTTCATCCCGTTCGCGATCCGCATCACCGGGCGGCCGGACCGCCCCACGGCCAACAGCACGCACATCGCCCGAACCCTGCGGCGACTCAAGGAGCACGTCGAGTCCGCTCGCCCGTGA
- a CDS encoding alpha/beta fold hydrolase, protein MTLAAVVHRTTDIDGIEIFYREAGPPDAPALVLPHGYPCSSYEFRDLMAALGDRYRLLAPDLPGFGHSGTPDRSRFSYTFDGYAAFLERFTEVMDLTRYAIYLHDYGSQFGLRLAMGAPERVTALIVQNGDIYEDEMGPKYAWLKEYWANPTAEGRAVLAGNVSEDGFRDEFRGGLPAHLAARVSPDLWTLHWRLMDTPQRRENVVGLFEDQATTLAWFPRQQAYLRQHRPPTLIVWGPHDGYMPEGAARAYLRDLPDAELHLLDGGHWALETNLGEIVDLTRDFLGRVLP, encoded by the coding sequence ATGACCTTGGCAGCGGTCGTGCATCGGACGACGGACATCGACGGCATCGAGATCTTCTACCGGGAGGCCGGGCCGCCGGACGCCCCGGCGCTGGTGCTGCCGCACGGCTACCCGTGCTCGTCGTACGAGTTCCGCGATCTCATGGCGGCGCTGGGCGACCGCTACCGGTTGCTGGCCCCGGACCTGCCCGGCTTCGGCCACAGCGGCACGCCGGACCGGTCGCGGTTCTCCTACACCTTCGACGGCTACGCGGCCTTCCTGGAGCGTTTCACGGAGGTGATGGACCTGACCCGGTACGCCATCTACCTGCACGACTACGGCTCCCAGTTCGGTCTGCGCCTGGCGATGGGCGCGCCCGAGCGGGTCACCGCCCTCATCGTCCAGAACGGCGACATCTACGAGGACGAGATGGGCCCCAAGTACGCCTGGCTCAAGGAGTACTGGGCGAACCCGACCGCCGAGGGCCGGGCCGTCCTCGCCGGGAACGTCAGCGAGGACGGTTTCCGTGACGAGTTCCGCGGCGGGCTGCCCGCGCATCTCGCCGCGCGCGTCAGCCCCGACCTGTGGACGCTGCACTGGCGGCTGATGGACACCCCGCAGCGGAGGGAGAACGTGGTCGGCCTGTTCGAGGACCAGGCGACGACGCTCGCCTGGTTCCCCCGGCAGCAGGCGTATCTGCGTCAACACCGTCCGCCCACCCTCATCGTCTGGGGCCCGCACGACGGCTACATGCCGGAGGGCGCCGCCCGCGCGTACCTCCGCGACCTGCCGGACGCCGAGCTGCACCTGCTCGACGGCGGCCACTGGGCCCTGGAGACCAACCTCGGCGAGATCGTCGACCTCACCCGCGACTTCCTCGGCCGTGTTCTCCCCTAG
- a CDS encoding Swt1 family HEPN domain-containing protein — MTTKLVNHDQVTAGLRMVAQTLNPFVQTHMTRTYGEVWLPGFVQRHPRNGATREHLGDLGFLIWVLTKDERAFGPKVLSGRARGLAHRVREARNLSSHDQLNDLDPDTARAALESMAEFLGLIGDPGRGDELRRLTGRLRPIGQQTPHAVRPERPSSTTRRPATPPGPKTGPGRRQNQQNQQSPQAQRRNGRQPGKKSKRRKQPQGQNAQRRHQPAPSGRPVIRIKIGCGAVVALVLVASAVAWVFFGQRAADPYAGKYENEPVGARLNAGRIEVPESYHLRFLDEPIAPLQGGYGGDLGFGAGRVSATDGRIVVLTRGERLGYATCRDTTRYTAATSVTKSLRICVTTDTGVVAGVAVKGVRRQGLNSYVKLDIVVWKGRKPKG; from the coding sequence GTGACGACGAAGCTGGTCAATCACGACCAAGTGACCGCCGGTCTGCGCATGGTCGCCCAGACGCTGAATCCGTTCGTTCAGACGCACATGACGCGCACGTACGGAGAGGTCTGGCTTCCGGGTTTCGTGCAGCGACACCCCCGGAACGGCGCGACCCGGGAACACCTCGGTGACCTCGGGTTCCTGATCTGGGTGCTGACCAAGGACGAGCGGGCGTTCGGCCCGAAGGTGCTGTCGGGACGGGCGCGGGGCCTCGCGCACCGGGTCCGCGAGGCGCGCAACCTCAGCTCCCACGACCAGCTCAACGACCTCGACCCCGACACCGCCCGGGCGGCGCTGGAGTCGATGGCCGAGTTCCTCGGGCTGATCGGGGATCCGGGCCGGGGCGACGAGCTGCGTCGACTGACCGGACGCCTCCGGCCGATCGGGCAGCAGACCCCCCACGCGGTGCGGCCGGAGCGCCCGTCCTCGACGACCCGGCGCCCGGCGACGCCGCCCGGCCCCAAGACCGGGCCCGGGCGGCGGCAGAACCAACAGAACCAACAGAGCCCGCAGGCCCAGCGGCGGAACGGCCGGCAGCCCGGGAAGAAGTCGAAGCGGCGGAAGCAGCCGCAGGGGCAGAACGCTCAACGGCGCCACCAGCCCGCGCCGAGCGGCCGTCCGGTGATCCGGATCAAGATCGGCTGCGGCGCGGTCGTCGCGCTCGTCCTCGTGGCCTCGGCGGTGGCGTGGGTGTTCTTCGGTCAGCGGGCCGCCGATCCGTACGCCGGCAAGTACGAGAACGAGCCCGTCGGCGCGCGGCTCAACGCGGGGCGGATCGAGGTCCCGGAGAGCTACCACCTGCGTTTCCTGGACGAGCCGATCGCCCCGCTCCAGGGCGGGTACGGCGGGGACCTCGGTTTCGGCGCGGGACGGGTGAGCGCGACGGACGGGCGCATCGTGGTCCTCACGCGCGGCGAGAGGCTCGGCTACGCGACCTGCCGCGACACCACGCGCTACACCGCAGCCACGTCCGTCACCAAGAGCCTGCGGATCTGCGTGACCACCGACACCGGAGTCGTCGCCGGGGTGGCCGTCAAAGGCGTGCGCCGGCAGGGCCTGAACAGCTACGTCAAACTCGACATCGTCGTCTGGAAGGGCCGCAAACCGAAGGGCTGA
- a CDS encoding cytochrome P450, with the protein MTDTELIFNPFEPGFTDDPYPAYRDLRDADPVHESPFGLTVVSRYEDVGALLRAGLSVDSRLVAPGMYRDQFDRLDIAEPTLSLSMLDRDPPDHTRLRSLVTKVFTPRSVAALEPMITELVDDALDRIEESGRVDLVEALAFPLPFTVISRMLGVPTTDHIRIRALSGTIVRSLEPVADPQVLDEIVEAGIEMAGIIRGLIAWKRGNPGDDLLSALIAAEQDGDRLTEDELAAQILLLYVAGHETTVNLISNAVVALLRHPDQLALLRDRPDLADNAVEEFLRYDSPVQQTRRITTAPYTLGGREIPQGAFVVGCLASANRDERFWGEDADRLRIDRPNARSHVAFGAGPHHCLGASLARLEGRVAIERLARRFPGLAFDGEVTWNGRINLRGPALLPVAV; encoded by the coding sequence ATGACCGACACGGAGCTGATCTTCAACCCGTTCGAGCCGGGCTTCACCGATGACCCCTATCCCGCCTACCGCGACCTGCGGGACGCCGATCCGGTGCACGAGTCCCCGTTCGGGCTCACGGTCGTGAGCCGCTACGAGGACGTCGGGGCCCTGCTGCGCGCCGGCCTCTCGGTCGACTCCCGGCTGGTCGCGCCCGGCATGTACCGCGACCAGTTCGACAGGCTGGACATCGCCGAGCCGACCCTCAGCCTGTCCATGCTCGACCGGGACCCGCCCGACCACACCCGGCTCCGCTCCCTGGTGACGAAGGTGTTCACCCCCCGTTCGGTCGCGGCGCTGGAGCCGATGATCACGGAGTTGGTGGACGACGCTCTCGACCGGATCGAGGAGTCCGGGCGGGTGGACCTGGTGGAGGCGCTGGCGTTCCCGCTGCCGTTCACGGTGATCTCGCGGATGCTCGGCGTGCCGACCACCGACCACATCCGCATCCGGGCGCTGAGCGGCACCATCGTGCGGTCCCTCGAACCGGTGGCGGACCCGCAGGTGCTCGACGAGATCGTCGAGGCCGGCATCGAGATGGCGGGGATCATCCGGGGTCTGATCGCCTGGAAGCGCGGGAACCCCGGCGACGACCTGCTCAGCGCGCTCATCGCCGCCGAGCAGGACGGCGACCGGCTGACCGAGGACGAGTTGGCCGCCCAGATCCTGCTGCTGTACGTCGCCGGCCACGAGACGACGGTCAACCTGATCTCCAACGCCGTCGTCGCCCTGCTGCGCCACCCGGACCAGCTCGCCCTGCTCCGCGACCGGCCGGACCTGGCGGACAACGCGGTGGAGGAGTTCCTCCGCTACGACAGCCCCGTCCAGCAGACCCGGCGGATCACCACCGCGCCGTACACCCTCGGCGGCCGGGAGATCCCGCAGGGCGCGTTCGTGGTGGGCTGCCTGGCGTCGGCCAACCGCGACGAGCGGTTCTGGGGCGAGGACGCCGACCGGCTCCGGATCGACCGGCCGAACGCCCGGAGCCACGTGGCCTTCGGCGCGGGCCCGCACCACTGCCTCGGCGCGTCCCTGGCCCGGCTGGAGGGCCGGGTGGCGATCGAACGGCTGGCGCGCCGCTTCCCGGGCCTCGCCTTCGACGGCGAGGTGACGTGGAACGGCCGCATCAACCTGCGCGGTCCCGCCCTCCTCCCGGTCGCCGTGTAG
- a CDS encoding alpha/beta fold hydrolase produces the protein MSRTAVGDGTELHHEERGAGRPLVMLHGWTFSGRFFHRNAERLADHARVVTIDLRGHGESDKPGHGYRVGRLAKDVYDVLEALDLTDVTLLGWSLGCPVIWSYLELFGAHRLAQAVFVEQTPRQYYGPDWSYAHATCYDDAGLARTQTQIELAAEDYDRQQIDTIVHRPLPDDERRLLLAEMAKCPPRVRNAVMADHTRLDWRDLLPTIALPSLVLVARRDAVMPWQGPAHVGRAIPGARTVFFEESGHALFLDEPDRFDETVADFLREGGSR, from the coding sequence ATGAGCCGTACGGCGGTCGGTGACGGCACGGAGCTGCACCACGAGGAGCGCGGCGCCGGCCGCCCGCTGGTCATGCTGCACGGGTGGACGTTCAGCGGTCGGTTCTTCCACCGCAACGCCGAGCGGCTCGCCGACCACGCCAGGGTCGTCACCATCGACCTGCGCGGCCACGGCGAGTCCGACAAGCCCGGGCACGGCTACCGGGTCGGCCGGCTGGCCAAGGACGTGTACGACGTTCTGGAGGCGCTCGACCTCACGGACGTGACCCTGCTGGGCTGGTCGCTGGGATGCCCGGTGATCTGGAGCTACCTGGAGCTGTTCGGCGCGCACCGGTTGGCGCAGGCGGTCTTCGTCGAGCAGACCCCGCGCCAGTACTACGGCCCGGACTGGTCGTACGCCCACGCGACCTGTTACGACGACGCGGGGCTGGCCCGGACCCAGACGCAGATCGAGCTCGCCGCCGAGGACTACGACCGGCAGCAGATCGACACCATCGTGCATCGGCCCCTGCCCGACGACGAGCGGCGGTTGCTGCTGGCGGAGATGGCCAAGTGCCCGCCCCGCGTCCGCAACGCCGTCATGGCCGACCACACCCGGCTCGACTGGCGCGATCTCCTGCCGACGATCGCCCTGCCGTCGCTGGTCCTGGTGGCCCGGCGCGACGCGGTGATGCCCTGGCAGGGGCCGGCCCACGTCGGGCGGGCGATCCCCGGCGCGCGGACGGTGTTCTTCGAGGAGAGCGGGCACGCGCTGTTCCTGGACGAGCCCGACAGGTTCGACGAGACCGTCGCCGACTTCCTCCGCGAGGGCGGTTCCCGATGA
- a CDS encoding DUF72 domain-containing protein, producing the protein MRLHVGCAMWTHAPWQGRFLPRSLPPRERLRSYATWCNAVEGNTTFYATPARSTVESWAQQTDPDFRFVVKLPKPITHERRLGGVDEELRAFLEAVEPLGPRAHALWVQLPGSFGPNDLGALAGFLRGLPRTHAYAVEVRHRAFFEDARAERLLERVLAGAGAEWVPFDTTVLFRSPPTSDAERDAWTKKPRVPRRSSALTDRPIVRYLGRDDTERTVEGWRPWVDTVVAWLREGRSPTVFVHTPDNAEALPLARRFHDEVRARVPEVEPLADPVPAEPPTLF; encoded by the coding sequence ATGCGGCTTCATGTTGGATGCGCGATGTGGACCCATGCGCCTTGGCAGGGGCGTTTCCTCCCCCGGTCGCTCCCCCCGAGGGAACGCCTGCGGTCGTACGCGACGTGGTGCAACGCGGTGGAGGGCAACACGACGTTCTACGCGACCCCGGCGAGGAGCACGGTGGAGTCCTGGGCGCAGCAGACCGACCCGGACTTCCGCTTCGTGGTCAAGCTGCCCAAGCCGATCACGCACGAGCGTCGTCTCGGCGGCGTCGACGAGGAGCTGCGGGCGTTCCTGGAGGCGGTCGAGCCCCTCGGCCCACGGGCCCACGCCCTGTGGGTGCAGCTCCCCGGGTCGTTCGGCCCCAACGACCTCGGCGCGCTGGCGGGCTTCCTCCGCGGGCTCCCCCGTACGCACGCCTATGCCGTCGAGGTCCGCCACCGCGCGTTCTTCGAGGACGCGCGGGCGGAACGGCTCCTCGAACGGGTGCTCGCCGGCGCGGGCGCCGAGTGGGTCCCGTTCGACACGACCGTCCTCTTCCGGAGCCCGCCGACCAGCGACGCCGAGCGGGACGCGTGGACGAAGAAGCCGCGCGTCCCCCGCCGTTCGTCCGCCCTCACCGACCGGCCCATCGTCCGGTACCTCGGCAGGGACGACACGGAGCGCACGGTGGAGGGCTGGCGGCCCTGGGTCGACACGGTCGTCGCGTGGCTGCGCGAGGGCCGTTCGCCCACCGTGTTCGTCCACACCCCCGACAACGCCGAGGCGCTGCCGCTCGCCCGCCGTTTCCACGATGAGGTGAGGGCGCGGGTGCCGGAGGTCGAGCCGCTGGCCGATCCCGTCCCGGCCGAGCCGCCGACCCTGTTCTGA
- a CDS encoding TetR/AcrR family transcriptional regulator: MDGTERAAGGSVPGGRADGRNGHPRGALREVLVAVAVEMVDEGGAAAVSVREVARRAGVSSGAPFRHFADRDALLEAAAEAVAAHFFETQVRAAEEATGLRFRAVGLGVVGYAVTYPHRFELLRSMLNGGPRSPLLNRASAMFDAFTAELVDAGRESGELRDQDPALVRLAGHALAYGLAQMTIDGYLPRDDAERLSAQVLDLLGEGIMTPPGPPSGGHDGIS, encoded by the coding sequence ATGGACGGCACAGAGCGTGCGGCGGGCGGTTCCGTGCCCGGCGGTCGGGCGGACGGACGGAACGGGCACCCCCGGGGCGCGCTGCGCGAGGTGCTGGTGGCCGTGGCCGTGGAGATGGTGGACGAGGGCGGCGCCGCGGCGGTCAGCGTGCGCGAGGTGGCGCGCCGTGCCGGAGTGTCCTCCGGGGCGCCGTTCCGGCACTTCGCCGACCGCGACGCGCTCCTGGAGGCGGCCGCCGAGGCGGTCGCCGCCCACTTCTTCGAGACCCAGGTCCGGGCCGCGGAGGAGGCGACCGGCCTGCGCTTCCGGGCGGTGGGCCTCGGCGTCGTCGGCTACGCCGTCACGTACCCGCACCGCTTCGAGTTGCTGCGGTCCATGCTGAACGGCGGTCCGCGCTCACCGCTGCTGAACCGGGCCTCGGCCATGTTCGACGCGTTCACGGCCGAGTTGGTCGACGCCGGCCGCGAGTCCGGCGAGCTGCGCGACCAGGATCCCGCCCTCGTCCGCCTGGCGGGCCACGCGCTCGCCTACGGCCTCGCCCAGATGACCATCGACGGCTACCTGCCCCGCGACGACGCCGAACGGCTGTCCGCCCAGGTCCTCGACCTCCTGGGAGAGGGCATCATGACGCCCCCCGGCCCCCCGTCGGGCGGCCACGACGGGATCTCCTGA